Proteins from one Ictidomys tridecemlineatus isolate mIctTri1 chromosome 14, mIctTri1.hap1, whole genome shotgun sequence genomic window:
- the LOC144370649 gene encoding defensin alpha 5-like yields MQPTPRSTHTQAPASSPPVTPAMRTLALLAALLLLALQAQAEPLPENNEEAPEQEQPGEEDQDMAISFAGAADSAPQEAGLRRNLICRCKRGSCNSLEQLHGSCLRAGKRFRLCCR; encoded by the exons ATGCAGCCGACTCCTCGCTCCACTCACACTCAGgcccctgcctcctctcctccAGTGACTCCAGCCATGAGGACCCTCGCCCTCCTCGCTGCCCTTCTCCTGCTGGCCCTCCAGGCCCAGGCTGAGCCTCTCCCAGAAAACAATGAGGAGGCCCCAGAGCAGGAGCAGCCAGGGGAAGAGGACCAGGACATGGCCATCTCCTTTGCGGGGGCTGCAGACTCTGCCCCTCAGGAAGCAG GCCTAAGGAGGAACTTGATCTGTCGCTGCAAAAGAGGGTCCTGTAATAGTCTAGAACAGCTCCATGGATCCTGCCTCCGTGCTGGAAAGCGCTTCAGACTCTGCTGCCGCTGA
- the LOC101977945 gene encoding LOW QUALITY PROTEIN: ubiquitin-conjugating enzyme E2 G1 (The sequence of the model RefSeq protein was modified relative to this genomic sequence to represent the inferred CDS: inserted 3 bases in 3 codons; substituted 1 base at 1 genomic stop codon), protein MEDYFGHETCKLSCPRAKRLKSHKLTSFVWKSDLQFLEEKTTGLPTGVGWPSIGVGASLRPNYLKRITNCHKNTSFLFALAERNQAAWSRGSGVVEAARPWGSRSIRAPCGELNQNPXEDFPAGFIDDHELYPWEVLVVGPPDTLYEGGVLKAHLTFPKDYPLRPPKVKXITEIWHPNVDKNGGDCISILHEXGEDKYGYEKSEERWLPTHTVGTITITVISILADPNGESPAKEWKKDRNGEFKRKAARRARKSXETAFE, encoded by the exons ATGGAAGACTACTTTGGGCATGAG ACCTGTAAGCTCTCCTGTCCCAGGGCAAAGAGATTAAAATCTCACAAGTTAACATCCTTTGTTTGGAAAAGTGACCTACAATTTCTTGAGGAGAAGACCACTGGCCTTCCGACTGGAGTGGGGTGGCCCTCTATTGGGGTGGGTGCCTCCTTAAGGCCTAACTATCTCAAGAGAATTACAAATTGTCACAAAAACACATCCTTTCTGTTTGCCTTAGCTGAAAGAAACCAGGCAGCATGGTCCCGGGGCTCAGGTGTGGTGGAGGCCGCCAGACCCTGGGGCAGCAGGAGCATCCGGGCCCCATGTGGCGAACTCAACCAAAACC TGGAAGACTTTCCAGCAGGTTTCATAGACGACCATGAGCTCTACCCATGGGAAGTCCTTGTTGTCGGTCCCCCAGACACACTTTATGAAGGTGGTGTTCTTAAGGCTCATCTCACTTTCCCGAAAGATTATCCCCTCCGGCCTCCTAAAGTGA TCATCACAGAAATCTGGCATCCAAATGTTGATAAAAATGGTGGCGATTGCATTTCTATTCTTCATG CTGGGGAGGATAAGTATGGTTATGAAAAGTCAGAGGAACGCTGGCTTCCTACCCACACGGTGGGAACCATCACGATTACTGTCATTTCCATACTGGCAGACCCTAATGGAGAGTCACCTGcgaaagaatggaagaaagacagaaatggagaatttaaaagaaaagctgcACGCCGTGCAAGAAAAAGCTGAGAGACTGCTTTTGAGTGA